The nucleotide sequence GGCCCTGGAGGAACTGCGCGGTGAAGGGCTCGGCGCCCAAGTCATGGTCGTCACGGCCCACAACACCCTTGCCAACCTGAACCGGGCCCTTGAGGACGAGGTCGTCACCCTCCTCCTCAAGCCGGTGAGGGCCCAGGCGCTGCGGGAGGCCGTGGAGAAGTGCATCCGTCGCCGGGAGGAGGAGATTCACCGGACTGCGCGCATCGAGGCGCTGGAACGGGGGCTCAGGGAGGCGCTCGAGGAGTTGGCGGAGCGCAGGCCCTCCCCTCCCCCTGAGGTGCGGGGCGATGCAGTGCGCTCCCCCGTGCGGAGGGCTATGGCGTTCATCCGGGAGGAGCCCGGCAAGGCCTCCTTGGAGGGGGCGGCGAAACACGTCGGGGTCAGCCCGGGACACCTCAGCCGCCTGTTCCGGGAGGAGGGCGTCCGTTTCATGGACATCCTGAAGGACGCCAGAATGCAGCGGGCTCGCGATCTTCTTCTCTCGGGGGCCTCGGTGCGGCGGGCCGCCCGGGAATCGGGGTATGGCAACATCGCTTACTTCGGTCTCGCCTTCAAGAGGGCCTTCGGGGTCACTCCGGGGGCATTGCAGAGAGGGTCCGCGCCGCCGGAGGAGGATTCGTCCGAGGAGGGCTCCGGCTCCTGAACGGGGCATCCGAATTCACACAGTAAGGGAGGAAGGATTATGGCGAAAGGGTCGAAGAGGGTCGTAGTCATAGGCGGAGGGACCGGGGGGTACGTCGCCGCACTGCGCGCCGCGCAGCTGGGGGCCTCCGTCATCCTCGTGGAGAAGAACGCCCTGGGAGGGACATGCCTCAACAGGGGCTGCATTCCGACCAAGGTCCTGCTCCACACGGCGGAGCTGGCCTCTGCCGCCCGGGAGGGGGAACCCCTCGGGCTCTTCGTCAAGGAGGCCCGCGTCGATTGGAGTGTGTTGATGCGGCATAAGGAGGAGGTTGTCGCACGCCTCGTCGAGGGGGTCGGCTTCCTTCTGGGGG is from uncultured Fretibacterium sp. and encodes:
- a CDS encoding response regulator; the encoded protein is MIPQTALLESELPDIPPLRALVVEDEKLERDALVMLLHGFFPGLEIEEAGSVPEFERLARERSPDIVLLDINLPGGNGMLALEELRGEGLGAQVMVVTAHNTLANLNRALEDEVVTLLLKPVRAQALREAVEKCIRRREEEIHRTARIEALERGLREALEELAERRPSPPPEVRGDAVRSPVRRAMAFIREEPGKASLEGAAKHVGVSPGHLSRLFREEGVRFMDILKDARMQRARDLLLSGASVRRAARESGYGNIAYFGLAFKRAFGVTPGALQRGSAPPEEDSSEEGSGS